In Phaeobacter piscinae, one genomic interval encodes:
- a CDS encoding MORN repeat-containing protein, with the protein MTRFTTAALLTSALALGAAGGIRPALAQDDGKVLTTQDEIGGIYEGTFRGGLQHGTGTYTLPNGYEYTGDWVDGEVRGRGVARFPNGSVYEGEFAKGKPEGVGKITFADGGTYEGEWSDGVINGQGVAVYANGARYEGGFRDAKHHGKGLMRNPGGYQYEGDWVDGLKDGTGKITYPDGATYEGDIRNGQLAGTGKLIMPDGLIYEGDWAANQMDGTGVLTQPNGDIYEGPLVAGRRQGEGKQIHANGDVYIGNFEDDLRHGEGTFTKTDGYVYTGEWLAGQIEGKGRVTYPDGSVYEGQFRDDLADGVGKITYPDGSTYEGDWVAGVIEGTGTTTYPNGLVYTGEFKNAKNHGQGVMTYPDGYRYEGGWKDGQRHGDAVVTYPDGSVYTGSFANSQRHGTGKIVMTDGFSYEGDWTEGKISGKGVATYANGDVYEGSFLNSKRQGPGVMRYASGQEAEGTWENGALKTTGGATQASEDAASDDQAAEDQASDSATSEAGDGASN; encoded by the coding sequence ATGACCCGTTTCACCACCGCCGCTCTTTTGACCTCTGCCCTGGCGCTTGGCGCTGCCGGGGGTATCCGTCCGGCTCTGGCGCAGGACGATGGCAAGGTCCTGACCACACAGGACGAAATCGGCGGCATCTATGAGGGCACCTTTCGCGGCGGGTTGCAGCATGGCACCGGCACCTACACCCTGCCCAACGGCTATGAATATACCGGCGATTGGGTCGATGGTGAGGTGCGCGGACGCGGCGTGGCGCGTTTCCCCAACGGCTCCGTCTACGAGGGCGAATTCGCCAAGGGCAAACCGGAGGGCGTGGGCAAAATCACCTTTGCCGATGGCGGCACCTACGAGGGGGAGTGGTCAGACGGGGTGATCAACGGTCAGGGCGTCGCGGTCTATGCCAACGGCGCCCGCTACGAGGGCGGGTTTCGCGATGCCAAGCACCACGGCAAGGGCCTGATGCGCAACCCCGGCGGCTATCAATATGAGGGCGACTGGGTCGATGGCCTGAAGGATGGCACCGGCAAGATCACATACCCCGACGGCGCCACCTACGAGGGCGACATCCGCAACGGCCAACTGGCGGGCACCGGCAAGCTGATTATGCCCGACGGTCTGATCTATGAGGGCGACTGGGCTGCGAACCAGATGGATGGCACCGGGGTGCTGACCCAGCCCAATGGCGACATCTACGAAGGCCCGCTGGTGGCCGGGCGCCGTCAGGGTGAGGGCAAGCAGATCCATGCCAATGGCGATGTCTATATCGGCAATTTCGAGGATGACCTGCGCCACGGCGAGGGCACCTTCACCAAGACCGACGGCTATGTCTACACCGGCGAATGGCTGGCGGGACAGATCGAAGGCAAGGGCCGCGTCACCTATCCCGACGGTTCGGTTTACGAAGGTCAGTTCCGTGATGATCTCGCGGATGGGGTCGGGAAAATCACCTATCCAGATGGCTCCACCTACGAAGGCGACTGGGTGGCCGGCGTGATTGAAGGCACCGGCACCACCACCTACCCCAACGGGTTGGTCTATACCGGCGAGTTCAAGAACGCGAAGAACCACGGTCAGGGCGTGATGACATATCCCGACGGCTACCGCTACGAAGGCGGCTGGAAAGACGGCCAACGCCACGGTGATGCGGTCGTCACCTACCCTGACGGCTCGGTCTACACCGGCAGTTTCGCCAACAGCCAGCGTCATGGCACCGGCAAGATCGTGATGACCGATGGCTTCAGCTATGAGGGCGACTGGACTGAGGGCAAGATCAGCGGCAAGGGCGTGGCCACCTATGCCAATGGCGACGTCTATGAGGGCAGCTTCCTCAACTCCAAACGGCAAGGGCCCGGCGTGATGCGTTACGCCAGCGGTCAGGAGGCCGAAGGCACCTGGGAAAACGGTGCCCTGAAAACCACCGGCGGCGCCACGCAGGCCAGTGAGGACGCTGCCAGCGACGATCAGGCCGCCGAAGATCAGGCCAGCGACAGTGCAACTTCCGAAGCCGGTGACGGTGCCAGCAACTGA
- a CDS encoding 2-isopropylmalate synthase, with protein MTTAADKDRVLIFDTTLRDGEQSPGATMTHDEKLEIAELLDDMGVDIIEAGFPIASEGDFKAVSEIAERSKNSRICGLARANFKDIDRCAEAVKRAAQPRIHTFIGTSPLHRAIPNLTKDEMAEKIHETVTHARNLVDNVQWSPMDATRTEWDYLCRVIEIAIKAGATTINIPDTVGYTAPVESADLIKRLIETVPGADDVIFATHCHNDLGMATANSLAAVAGGARQIECTINGLGERAGNTALEEVVMALKVRNDIMPFTTGIDTQKIMHISRRVSTVSGFVVQPNKAIVGKNAFAHESGIHQDGMLKNKETFEIMRPEDVGIAGTSLPLGKHSGRAALRDKLSQLGFEVGDNQLKDLFVRFKELADRKKEVFDDDIIALMRTSGDEDDHLKLVSMKVVCGTGGPAEATLEMEVEGKDVSETAEGDGPVDAAFRAIRKIHPNSAHLQLYQVHAVTEGTDAQATVSVRLEENGVIATGESANTDTVVASAAAYIGALNRLIIRRDKMGAGADTREISYKDIT; from the coding sequence ATGACGACTGCAGCTGACAAAGATCGCGTTTTGATCTTCGACACCACCCTGCGCGATGGCGAGCAGAGCCCCGGCGCAACCATGACCCATGACGAAAAGCTTGAGATTGCCGAGCTGCTTGACGATATGGGCGTGGACATCATCGAAGCGGGCTTCCCCATTGCTTCCGAAGGTGACTTCAAAGCCGTGAGCGAGATTGCAGAACGCTCCAAAAACTCCCGGATCTGCGGCCTGGCACGCGCCAATTTCAAAGATATCGACCGCTGTGCCGAAGCGGTGAAACGCGCCGCCCAGCCGCGCATCCACACCTTTATCGGTACCTCGCCCCTGCACCGCGCCATCCCCAACCTCACCAAGGATGAGATGGCCGAGAAGATCCACGAGACGGTCACCCATGCCCGCAACCTGGTGGACAATGTGCAGTGGTCGCCGATGGATGCGACGCGCACCGAATGGGATTACCTCTGCCGGGTGATCGAGATTGCGATCAAGGCAGGCGCCACCACCATCAATATCCCCGATACCGTGGGCTATACCGCCCCGGTCGAAAGCGCCGATCTGATCAAGCGCCTGATCGAAACCGTACCGGGTGCCGATGACGTGATCTTTGCCACCCATTGTCACAACGACCTTGGCATGGCGACGGCCAACTCGCTGGCGGCGGTAGCGGGCGGTGCGCGGCAGATCGAATGCACCATCAATGGTCTGGGCGAACGCGCTGGCAATACCGCGCTGGAAGAGGTCGTCATGGCACTGAAGGTGCGCAACGACATCATGCCCTTCACCACTGGCATCGACACCCAGAAGATCATGCATATATCCCGCCGGGTCTCCACGGTTTCCGGCTTTGTCGTGCAGCCGAACAAGGCGATTGTTGGCAAAAACGCCTTTGCCCATGAAAGCGGCATCCATCAGGATGGCATGCTGAAGAACAAGGAAACCTTTGAGATCATGCGGCCCGAAGATGTGGGCATTGCCGGCACCTCCCTGCCCTTGGGCAAACACTCCGGCCGTGCAGCCTTGCGCGACAAGCTGAGCCAGCTCGGCTTTGAGGTGGGCGACAACCAGCTGAAGGATCTCTTTGTCCGTTTCAAGGAACTCGCCGACCGCAAAAAAGAGGTGTTCGACGACGACATCATCGCCCTGATGCGCACCAGCGGCGATGAGGATGATCACCTCAAACTGGTCTCTATGAAGGTGGTCTGCGGCACCGGCGGCCCGGCTGAGGCAACCCTTGAGATGGAAGTCGAAGGCAAGGATGTGTCTGAGACCGCAGAAGGCGACGGCCCGGTTGATGCAGCCTTCAGGGCGATCCGCAAAATCCATCCGAACTCGGCGCATCTGCAGCTCTATCAGGTCCATGCGGTGACCGAAGGCACCGATGCGCAGGCCACGGTCTCTGTCCGGCTGGAAGAAAACGGCGTGATCGCCACCGGCGAAAGCGCCAACACCGACACGGTTGTCGCCTCTGCCGCAGCCTATATCGGCGCACTGAACCGTCTGATCATCCGCCGCGACAAGATGGGCGCAGGCGCCGACACGCGTGAGATTTCCTACAAGGATATCACCTAA
- a CDS encoding tetratricopeptide repeat-containing sulfotransferase family protein, whose amino-acid sequence MQSTPNFAAPSVRTVIQPLLDRKDYHNALIALRPLVSEDAPDPEVLDLVADCYFGLDQPTTGIQVLEAIVSTWPDNKAALGKLGARHLQIGSKERAAEALRSYLAMDPDSVTALATLHLAAPFGAESPYARHLRSLLETPLLTEAEKATANNTLGRIAAKAGSPKEAIGYFEQSKSWMNGTYVPEIEEQEISDQISRYLPKNLLSVQQTDQYPVPVFLTGLPRSGTTLLENMLIQHPRATTIGESKGLLRSMNAVTQPVQQPEIPFDKWRWCDEVSQELAHAGRRCYLDHFPANYDNCAKVCIDKLPQNHFEFGFAHLILPESRFIFMMRHPLDVGLSLLSNNFSGGHSYSKRQEWIGHRIRCAYTSVDDYAQKLPGRIRFQSYRKLVDQPEKQLRAILTHLDLDWDPACLFPEDGERLIQTASINQIPKGLNRSGLDKWRPYERELAPLIEALGGWDWINDWQTRDAETA is encoded by the coding sequence ATGCAGTCCACACCGAATTTCGCTGCACCTTCTGTTCGCACAGTCATACAGCCACTCCTGGACCGAAAAGACTATCATAACGCTCTTATCGCGTTGCGCCCACTCGTGTCAGAGGACGCTCCGGACCCGGAAGTACTGGATCTTGTCGCGGATTGTTATTTTGGCCTGGATCAGCCGACAACTGGCATTCAAGTTTTGGAAGCTATCGTAAGCACCTGGCCGGATAACAAGGCCGCTCTTGGAAAACTGGGCGCGAGGCATCTCCAGATTGGCAGCAAAGAACGCGCAGCTGAAGCCCTTCGCAGCTACCTTGCGATGGACCCCGACTCTGTCACCGCACTTGCAACGCTTCACCTTGCCGCGCCCTTCGGCGCCGAAAGCCCTTATGCACGCCACCTCAGATCTCTGTTGGAGACCCCGCTTCTGACCGAAGCAGAGAAGGCCACTGCGAACAATACCCTTGGTCGAATCGCAGCCAAAGCCGGTTCTCCAAAGGAAGCCATCGGCTATTTCGAACAAAGCAAGAGCTGGATGAACGGCACCTATGTTCCAGAGATCGAAGAGCAGGAAATCTCAGACCAGATTTCGCGGTACCTACCCAAAAATCTTCTGTCTGTTCAGCAGACGGATCAATACCCCGTGCCAGTCTTCCTAACAGGGTTGCCGCGCTCAGGCACAACATTGCTTGAAAACATGCTGATCCAGCATCCACGGGCCACCACCATCGGTGAAAGCAAAGGCCTGCTCAGGAGCATGAATGCCGTCACACAGCCTGTGCAGCAACCTGAGATTCCGTTCGACAAATGGCGATGGTGCGACGAGGTCAGTCAGGAACTGGCGCACGCTGGCAGGCGCTGTTATCTCGACCACTTTCCCGCCAACTACGATAACTGCGCGAAAGTCTGCATCGACAAGTTGCCTCAAAACCACTTCGAATTTGGGTTTGCGCATCTCATCCTGCCGGAGTCACGGTTTATTTTTATGATGCGACATCCGCTCGACGTGGGCCTGTCACTGTTGTCTAACAACTTCAGCGGAGGCCACAGCTATTCCAAACGTCAGGAATGGATCGGTCATCGAATTCGCTGTGCCTACACCTCTGTCGATGACTACGCACAAAAGCTGCCCGGGCGTATAAGGTTTCAATCATATCGCAAACTGGTGGACCAACCTGAAAAGCAGTTGAGAGCAATTCTCACTCATCTTGATTTGGATTGGGATCCCGCCTGCCTGTTCCCGGAGGATGGCGAAAGACTGATCCAAACCGCATCGATCAATCAAATTCCAAAGGGGCTTAATCGCTCCGGCTTGGACAAATGGCGCCCCTACGAACGCGAACTCGCGCCGCTGATCGAGGCGCTCGGCGGGTGGGACTGGATCAATGACTGGCAGACGCGCGACGCGGAAACCGCCTAG
- a CDS encoding 23S rRNA (adenine(2030)-N(6))-methyltransferase RlmJ — protein sequence MLSYQHIYHAGNLADVQKHALLARMLAYLTQKDKPLSYMETHAGRGLYQLDAAEAVKTGEAAAGINRLLDGAMLDVDHPLAEAITRTRSAAGGNAYPGSPLIAAHLLRAEDSLHFAELHPRENAALREALWPHGLGRRVHVHQQDGFELAQSLAPPTPRRGLMLIDPSYEVKRDYAQIPGHIAKLHRKWNVGVIALWYPILTDGTHKPMLTALAAQNLPGALRHEVRFPPAREGHRMVGSGMFIVNAPYGTADEAQRLTRLFAKLG from the coding sequence ATGCTGTCATATCAACATATCTACCACGCCGGAAATCTGGCCGATGTTCAAAAACATGCGCTGCTGGCGCGAATGCTGGCCTATCTGACCCAGAAGGACAAACCGCTCAGCTATATGGAGACCCACGCAGGGCGTGGCCTCTATCAGCTGGACGCCGCAGAGGCGGTGAAGACCGGAGAGGCCGCGGCAGGGATCAACCGCCTGCTGGACGGGGCGATGCTGGATGTGGACCATCCGCTGGCAGAGGCCATCACCCGAACCCGCAGCGCCGCTGGCGGGAACGCCTATCCCGGCTCACCCCTGATTGCAGCGCATCTCCTGCGGGCAGAGGACAGTCTGCATTTCGCAGAGCTGCACCCGCGGGAGAACGCGGCTCTGCGGGAGGCGCTTTGGCCGCATGGGCTGGGACGGCGCGTTCATGTGCATCAGCAGGATGGGTTCGAGCTGGCGCAATCACTGGCGCCGCCAACCCCGCGCCGTGGGCTGATGCTGATTGACCCGAGCTATGAGGTGAAACGCGACTATGCACAGATCCCCGGCCATATCGCCAAGCTGCACCGCAAATGGAACGTCGGGGTGATTGCGCTGTGGTACCCGATCCTGACCGATGGGACCCATAAGCCGATGCTGACCGCACTAGCGGCCCAAAACCTGCCGGGTGCGCTGCGCCACGAGGTGCGGTTTCCGCCCGCCCGCGAGGGCCACCGTATGGTCGGCTCCGGCATGTTCATCGTGAATGCCCCCTACGGCACCGCGGATGAGGCACAGCGGCTGACAAGGCTGTTCGCAAAGCTGGGGTAA
- a CDS encoding agmatine deiminase family protein, translating into MKRRNFLLAGGAVGMANLITGPNAIAGSGFFVPPEEAPHQRSFMQWPVSRKVHPDPVFLDMAQQTIADIANAIAAFEPVTVLAAAADHARARAKLSADVELWDIPTEDLWCRDSGPIFVVDGAGRMAISHIQFNGWGEKQVNRRDSQVAERVAERLGLPLLTTGLRGEAGGVEQDGHGLLMAHESSWVNKNRNPGLSRAQIEQRLLDAYGADRMIWGKGVRGEDITDYHIDSLARYTGPGRVLMNLPDTPDRADPFHMAALDTHDRLIAAGLAVEVIPEPHIRRVNSYDFVASYANFYVCNGAVIAAEFGDRDTDEIAREALARHYPGREIVTLDVDPLGELGGGIHCATQQMPAV; encoded by the coding sequence ATGAAGCGGCGGAATTTCTTACTGGCTGGTGGGGCTGTCGGCATGGCAAATCTGATCACGGGACCAAACGCAATTGCCGGGTCGGGATTTTTTGTTCCACCGGAGGAGGCGCCACACCAGCGCAGCTTCATGCAATGGCCGGTCAGCCGGAAGGTCCATCCCGATCCCGTGTTCCTCGACATGGCACAGCAGACGATTGCAGATATCGCAAATGCGATTGCGGCTTTTGAACCTGTCACAGTGCTTGCGGCGGCAGCGGACCATGCCCGGGCGCGCGCCAAGTTGTCTGCAGATGTTGAGCTGTGGGATATCCCGACCGAGGATCTGTGGTGCCGCGATTCCGGGCCTATTTTTGTCGTTGATGGCGCAGGCCGCATGGCCATCAGCCATATCCAATTTAATGGCTGGGGTGAAAAGCAGGTCAACCGGCGGGACAGCCAGGTCGCAGAACGGGTGGCTGAGCGTTTGGGGCTGCCGCTGTTGACAACTGGTTTGCGGGGCGAGGCAGGCGGCGTAGAACAGGATGGGCACGGGCTGCTGATGGCGCATGAAAGCAGCTGGGTGAATAAGAACCGCAATCCCGGCCTGTCGCGCGCCCAGATAGAACAGCGATTGCTGGACGCGTATGGTGCCGATCGGATGATCTGGGGGAAGGGGGTCCGGGGCGAGGACATCACCGACTATCATATTGATAGCCTCGCACGGTACACCGGGCCGGGGCGTGTTCTTATGAACCTGCCTGATACCCCTGATAGGGCCGATCCGTTCCATATGGCCGCGTTGGATACGCATGACCGGTTGATAGCGGCGGGACTGGCGGTGGAGGTTATCCCCGAACCACATATCCGCCGGGTCAACAGCTACGACTTTGTCGCCTCCTACGCCAATTTCTACGTCTGTAACGGCGCGGTGATTGCGGCGGAATTCGGGGATCGCGACACCGATGAGATCGCGCGGGAGGCGCTGGCGCGGCATTATCCGGGACGGGAGATTGTCACGCTGGACGTGGACCCGCTGGGCGAATTGGGCGGCGGCATTCACTGTGCAACACAGCAGATGCCAGCGGTCTGA
- a CDS encoding sensor domain-containing diguanylate cyclase: MNKVIPRETLQGQSLPEPSHARLMDVLNKLDQGVMVWTEDGHCQVFNERLLTLLELQNGDVFPGYSRAAFFATAVKLGHVTEESAKQAEQDFSSDKQRFSATRRMPSGRRLQIDTRRLSTGGFVTCYTDVTQIERSARDLTQARQAAEEAELTALKTLAAEQSWREEAKLLSQLDEWLHSCKSQEELFRIVSAFMAQLFPQSRGELYIYSNSRDVLDGKCHWGGGEAHDHIFPDACWALRRGRQYLYSADKIAFACAHVEEQPSTSEHEDYVCFPVVAHGNTVGLLHVKFAPEEDAKRKVALHRLALRCGEHISLAVANVRLRDELHDQSTRDPLTGVYNRRYFLGELRNAVALADRRASQLGVLSFDADRFKTFNDTHGHDAGDMVLRAIGDTLKELFHNGEVCCRMGGEEFAVFLPDTDKEQTMEVGEALRAAIEDITLRYGSGTLPRVTISIGVASYPEDGLLPQDLMHAADRALYAAKDAGRNCVVDCQKADPAEGPFSGS, translated from the coding sequence ATGAACAAAGTGATCCCGCGCGAGACGTTACAGGGGCAGAGCCTGCCAGAGCCCTCTCATGCCCGGCTCATGGATGTGTTGAACAAATTGGATCAGGGGGTGATGGTCTGGACTGAGGACGGGCACTGCCAGGTTTTCAACGAACGTCTCCTCACCCTTCTGGAGCTGCAGAACGGGGATGTATTCCCCGGCTATTCCCGCGCGGCATTTTTTGCCACCGCCGTCAAACTCGGCCATGTGACCGAGGAGAGCGCCAAACAGGCGGAGCAGGATTTCAGCTCTGACAAACAGCGGTTTTCGGCGACCCGCAGAATGCCCTCCGGACGGCGGCTACAGATTGATACGCGACGGCTGTCCACCGGAGGGTTTGTCACCTGCTACACGGATGTCACCCAGATTGAGCGCAGCGCGCGGGACCTGACCCAGGCGCGACAGGCCGCCGAGGAGGCCGAGCTGACCGCCCTGAAGACGCTCGCGGCAGAGCAATCCTGGCGCGAGGAAGCCAAGCTGTTGTCCCAGCTGGATGAATGGCTACACTCCTGCAAATCTCAGGAAGAGCTGTTTCGCATCGTCAGCGCCTTCATGGCGCAGCTGTTTCCGCAATCCCGGGGGGAGCTGTATATTTATTCCAACTCACGCGATGTTCTGGACGGCAAATGCCACTGGGGTGGCGGCGAGGCGCATGACCACATCTTCCCCGATGCCTGCTGGGCGCTGCGACGGGGGCGGCAATATCTCTATTCCGCCGACAAGATTGCCTTTGCCTGCGCCCATGTGGAAGAGCAGCCCAGCACCAGCGAGCATGAGGATTACGTCTGCTTCCCGGTCGTCGCCCATGGCAATACCGTGGGTCTGTTGCACGTGAAATTTGCGCCGGAAGAGGATGCCAAACGCAAGGTGGCGCTGCATCGTCTGGCGCTGCGCTGCGGTGAGCACATCTCGCTGGCGGTGGCCAATGTGCGGCTGCGCGACGAATTGCACGATCAATCCACCCGCGATCCGCTGACCGGCGTCTATAACCGGCGCTATTTCCTGGGAGAGCTGCGCAATGCGGTGGCCCTGGCCGACCGGCGCGCCAGCCAGCTGGGGGTGCTCAGCTTTGATGCGGATCGGTTCAAGACGTTCAATGACACCCATGGCCATGATGCGGGCGACATGGTGCTGCGCGCCATTGGCGACACGCTGAAGGAGCTGTTTCACAACGGAGAGGTCTGTTGCCGGATGGGCGGCGAGGAATTTGCAGTGTTCCTGCCCGATACCGATAAGGAACAGACCATGGAGGTGGGCGAGGCGCTGCGCGCTGCAATCGAGGATATCACCCTGCGCTATGGATCCGGCACCCTACCACGGGTCACCATCTCCATCGGGGTGGCCAGCTACCCCGAAGATGGGCTGCTGCCACAGGATCTGATGCATGCCGCGGATCGCGCGCTTTATGCCGCGAAGGACGCAGGCCGCAATTGCGTGGTGGATTGCCAGAAGGCCGACCCGGCGGAAGGTCCGTTTTCAGGGTCATAA
- a CDS encoding rod shape-determining protein, which produces MSIFGSLGGLFTSDMAIDLGTANTLVYVKGRGVILSEPSVVAYHVKDGVKKVLAVGEDAKLMLGRTPGSIEAIRPMREGVIADFDTAEEMIKHFIRKVHKRSTFSKPKIIVCVPHGATPVEKRAIRQSVLSAGARRAGLIAEPIAAAIGAGMPITDPTGNMVVDIGGGTTEVAVLSLGDIVYARSVRVGGDRMDEAIISYLRRQQNLLIGESTAERVKTSIGTARMPDDGRGQSMQIRGRDLLNGVPKEIEVSQAQVAEALAEPVQQICEAVMTALETTPPDLAADIVDRGVMLTGGGALLGDLDLALREQTGLAVSIADESLNCVALGTGKALEYEKQLAHAIDYDS; this is translated from the coding sequence ATGTCGATCTTCGGAAGTCTTGGCGGGTTGTTCACGTCTGATATGGCAATTGACCTCGGCACGGCGAACACGCTTGTCTATGTCAAAGGTCGCGGTGTCATCCTGTCAGAGCCGTCGGTTGTGGCCTATCACGTGAAAGATGGCGTCAAGAAAGTGCTGGCGGTTGGCGAAGACGCCAAGCTGATGCTGGGCCGGACCCCCGGCTCGATCGAGGCGATCCGCCCGATGCGCGAAGGGGTGATTGCGGATTTTGATACTGCCGAAGAGATGATCAAACACTTCATCCGCAAGGTCCATAAACGCTCCACCTTCTCTAAGCCCAAGATCATCGTCTGCGTCCCGCATGGGGCCACCCCGGTTGAAAAACGTGCGATCCGCCAGTCGGTTTTGTCCGCGGGAGCGCGCCGTGCTGGCCTGATTGCAGAGCCCATCGCCGCAGCCATTGGTGCCGGCATGCCGATCACCGATCCCACTGGCAACATGGTTGTGGATATCGGTGGCGGCACGACCGAGGTTGCGGTCCTGTCGCTGGGTGACATCGTCTATGCCCGCTCCGTTCGCGTTGGTGGTGACCGGATGGATGAGGCGATCATCTCCTATCTGCGGCGCCAGCAGAACCTTCTGATCGGAGAATCCACCGCTGAGCGCGTGAAAACCTCCATCGGCACCGCGCGCATGCCCGATGACGGTCGTGGCCAGTCGATGCAAATTCGCGGACGCGACCTGCTGAACGGCGTGCCGAAAGAGATCGAAGTCAGCCAGGCCCAGGTCGCCGAGGCGCTGGCCGAACCGGTGCAGCAGATCTGCGAAGCGGTGATGACCGCGCTGGAAACCACCCCGCCGGATCTGGCGGCAGATATCGTCGACCGGGGCGTCATGCTCACTGGCGGCGGCGCGCTGCTGGGCGATCTGGATCTGGCTCTGCGGGAACAGACAGGTCTGGCCGTCTCCATCGCCGATGAGAGCCTGAACTGCGTGGCGCTTGGCACCGGTAAGGCACTGGAATACGAAAAACAGCTGGCACATGCCATTGATTACGACAGCTGA
- a CDS encoding NAD+ synthase gives MADRFRVTLAQLNPTVGDLAGNANKAREAWAAGRDAGADLVALPEMFITGYNTQDLVRKPVFHQAAIAEVERLAADCADGPALAIGSPWVADGKLFNAYLILKGGKITTQVLKHHLPNATVFDEVRIFDAGPLGGPYAVGDTRIGSPICEDGWYEDVAETLAETGAEFLLIPNGSPYFRNKMDVRFNHMVARAVETDLPVIYLNMVGGQDDQVFDGGSFVLNPGGALALQMPVFDEAIQHLDLERTAEGWRAVDGPKASLPDEWEQDYHVMTLSLRDYMRKTGFKKVLLGLSGGVDSAIVATIAVDALGAENVRCVMLPSEYTSQESLDDAEAVAKALGVHYDYVPIAEGRAAITNTLAPLFAGLDAGLTEENIQSRLRGLLLMAMSNKFGEMLLTTGNKSEVAVGYATIYGDMAGGYNPIKDLYKTRVFETCRWRNANHRDWMMGPEGEVIRPNVIDKPPSAELRDDQKDSDSLPDYPELDALLEILVDRDGSIADCVAAGFSRENAKRVEHLIYISEYKRFQSAPGARLTPRAFWLDRRYPIVNHWRDPS, from the coding sequence ATGGCTGATCGTTTTCGCGTGACACTGGCCCAATTGAACCCCACCGTCGGGGATCTGGCGGGCAATGCAAACAAGGCCCGCGAGGCCTGGGCCGCAGGCCGTGACGCCGGGGCGGATCTGGTCGCTTTGCCGGAAATGTTCATCACCGGCTACAACACGCAGGACTTGGTGCGAAAACCGGTTTTCCATCAGGCCGCCATCGCCGAGGTTGAGCGGTTGGCCGCCGATTGCGCCGATGGACCGGCACTCGCCATTGGCAGCCCTTGGGTCGCGGATGGCAAATTGTTCAACGCCTATCTGATCCTGAAGGGGGGCAAGATCACCACGCAGGTGCTGAAGCACCATCTGCCCAATGCCACCGTGTTTGACGAGGTGCGGATCTTTGATGCCGGCCCTCTGGGGGGGCCATATGCGGTTGGCGACACCCGGATCGGCAGCCCGATTTGCGAGGATGGCTGGTATGAGGATGTGGCCGAGACCTTGGCCGAAACCGGCGCTGAGTTCCTGCTGATCCCCAATGGGTCGCCTTATTTTCGCAACAAGATGGATGTGCGGTTCAACCACATGGTGGCCCGCGCTGTCGAAACCGATTTGCCGGTGATCTACCTCAACATGGTGGGCGGGCAGGACGATCAGGTTTTCGATGGCGGCTCCTTTGTGCTGAACCCGGGCGGCGCGCTGGCGCTGCAGATGCCGGTCTTTGACGAGGCGATACAGCATCTCGATCTGGAGCGTACTGCCGAGGGTTGGCGCGCCGTTGACGGCCCCAAGGCCTCATTGCCGGATGAGTGGGAGCAGGACTATCACGTCATGACGCTGTCGCTGCGCGATTACATGCGCAAGACCGGCTTCAAGAAGGTGCTGCTGGGTCTCTCAGGCGGGGTGGATTCCGCCATTGTGGCCACCATTGCAGTTGATGCCTTGGGGGCGGAGAATGTCCGCTGCGTGATGCTGCCGTCCGAATATACCTCGCAAGAGTCCCTTGACGATGCTGAGGCCGTGGCCAAGGCGCTGGGCGTGCATTACGATTACGTCCCGATTGCCGAGGGACGCGCCGCCATCACCAATACGCTGGCGCCGTTGTTTGCCGGTCTGGACGCGGGGCTGACGGAGGAAAACATCCAGTCCCGCCTGCGGGGCCTTCTGCTGATGGCAATGTCGAACAAATTTGGCGAGATGCTGCTGACCACCGGCAATAAATCCGAGGTCGCCGTGGGCTATGCGACGATCTATGGCGATATGGCGGGGGGCTATAATCCGATCAAGGATCTCTATAAGACCCGCGTGTTTGAGACCTGCCGCTGGCGCAACGCCAATCACCGTGACTGGATGATGGGGCCGGAGGGCGAGGTGATCCGTCCGAATGTGATCGACAAACCGCCCAGTGCCGAACTGCGCGACGATCAGAAGGACAGCGACAGCCTGCCGGATTACCCGGAACTGGATGCGCTGCTGGAGATCCTGGTGGACCGCGATGGGTCGATTGCCGATTGTGTCGCGGCAGGCTTCTCGCGGGAGAATGCCAAACGTGTGGAGCACCTGATTTATATCAGCGAATACAAGCGGTTTCAGTCTGCGCCCGGTGCGCGTCTGACGCCGCGTGCGTTCTGGCTGGACCGGCGTTATCCCATCGTGAACCATTGGCGCGACCCAAGCTGA